The bacterium genome segment AACACGACACCAGGATTAATGTCTGAAGGGTGGAGCAAGAAAAAGTTTGAGCCATTTCTCCAATTCTCCCTTTTCCCCATTTCTCCTTGTTTACACTTCTAATGTATAGCCCTGAACGGTTACGAAAATAGTAGGTAGGAGATAGAAGGTGGGAGATGGGGAGATAAGCGTGGGGAGTGATGTTTTCTTTACTTTCTACTCTCTACTCTCTACTTCCTATTTTCAGGAGGAACTATGTTTAGACGACGAAGACATAAATATTACAGAACAATGCCAACAACTATTTACCCTTCAGTGGTTAAGACTAAAAAGTCAAAACGACAATTAGGACCTATCCCAAAATTTATCTTGATTGGGTGTTTATTAAGTATATTTATCATTGCTGGAATAGGAGGAGGAATAATTGTCTCCTTTCTAACACATCTACCTAATTTAGAGCCTATTTTAAAATATGAAGGTATAGAAGTCTGGAAAATTCCAACTAAACTTTATTCTTTAAATAATGAAGTAATCGCGGAATTTGCCGAAGAAAAAAGAGAATTAGTCAGTCTCGAAGACATCCCTCAAACATTAAAAGATGCCGTGATTGCTGTCGAAGATAATCAATTTTATAAACATAAAGGGGTAGATATCTTTGGTGTTTTAAGGGCGTTTGTGGCTAATATTCGTCACCGTAAAATAACCCAGGGTGGCAGCACGATTACCCAACAATTGGCAAAAAATCTGTTTTTAACCCAGGAACGAACTTATCGTCGAAAAATACAAGAGATATTAATTGCCCTCTTGATTGAGCAGAAATTAACTAAAGATGAAATTTTAGAGAGATATTTTAATAAAATATATTATGGCCATGGTAACTATGGAGTTCAGTCTGCGGCAATGTATTATTTTGATAAGCGGGTCAAGGAGTTAAAATTACCTGAAATTGCTATGCTTGCTGGACTGCCAGGTTCACCTGTCCGTTATTCACCCCTTGTTTATCCCAAAAGAGCAATCAATCGCCAGGCATTTGTCTTAAAACGAATGGAAGAAGAAGGATTTATCAATTCTGAACAAAGGGAGATGGCACAAAAGGCATTTGCCACTCAGGTAGAGATTATATCTAAAAAAAAATTGGCCAAAACAAAAACAAGTATTAATAAAGCCCCTTATTTTACGGAGTATATCCGACAAATACTCGAGGAAGAATATGGGAGTAATGCACTTTATACCGCTGGTTTAAATGTTTATACGACTTTAGATTTAGAGATGCAAGAAGCGGCATCTCAGGCTCTTCAGGATGGATTAAGGCAATTAAATCAAGCGAAGAAATCAGGTGAACCACAAATAGAAGGAGCACTTTTAGCCATTGACCCTGGAAATGGCTATATCAAGGCAATGGTTGGCGGAAGTGGTTTTTCCTACGAGAATCAGTTAAATCGAATATATGCCAGAAGGCAAGCAGGGTCTGCATTTAAACCATTTATTTATGCCGCGGCTGTTGACGAGGGATTTACACCAATAAGTATTTTAGATGATTCTCCCAGAACCTATCAGGGGGTTAAAGAAGGACAGGTTTGGGAACCAAGTAATTATGAAGGTAATTATCATGGTAAGGTGACATTAAGGTCTGCTCTGGAATATTCGCTTAATTTAGCCACGATTGATTTGTTGGAAAAGGTAGGTGTCCGAAAGGTAATTGAATATGCCCGTCGGATGGGGATTAAAGGTAAATTTGAGCAGGATTTATCACTGGCACTGGGAACAAAGGTGGTTACCCCATTAGAAATGACAATAGCCTTTGGTATCTTTGCTAACCAGGGAATTAAGGTTGACCCGATTGCTATAAAATGTCTCAAAGACCATAATCAAAATATATTAGAAGAAAGAACACCTGATGAAGAAAGGGTGCTTTCACCGCAAACAGCCTACATAATTACCAATTTGCTGGAAGGGGTAGTAACACGAGGCACGGCAAAATATTCGGTTGGAAACCGTATAAATAGAGTTGTTGCTGGTAAAACTGGCACAACCAATGATTATGTTGATGCCTGGTTTATTGGTTTTACACCAGAATTAGTAGCAAGTGTTTGGATTGGATATGACCGTGGCCAGCGAACATTAGGTTATGGTCAGGCAGGCGGAGTCGTTGCCGCACCTATCTGGACAAGTTTTATGGAAAAAATCCAGCATTTGTTGGAAATACAGGATTTCACGGTTCCCAGCGGGGTTACCTTTGCAACAGTTGACCCAACTACCGGTTTATTGGCAACGAAATATTGTCCCAAAACCAGGTCAGAGATATTTATTGAAGGCAATTCCCCAACCGAATATTGTCATCTCCATACAGAAGAAGGTATTCTGGAAATAGGAACAGAAACGGTTTCTTCTTCAATCACGCCTGCTGAAGAAGAGAATCTGGAGGAATTTGATAAAATCAGACTTGAAGAATAAACGAAGTATCAATACTTCTATTTTCAGGAGAA includes the following:
- a CDS encoding PBP1A family penicillin-binding protein, with amino-acid sequence MFRRRRHKYYRTMPTTIYPSVVKTKKSKRQLGPIPKFILIGCLLSIFIIAGIGGGIIVSFLTHLPNLEPILKYEGIEVWKIPTKLYSLNNEVIAEFAEEKRELVSLEDIPQTLKDAVIAVEDNQFYKHKGVDIFGVLRAFVANIRHRKITQGGSTITQQLAKNLFLTQERTYRRKIQEILIALLIEQKLTKDEILERYFNKIYYGHGNYGVQSAAMYYFDKRVKELKLPEIAMLAGLPGSPVRYSPLVYPKRAINRQAFVLKRMEEEGFINSEQREMAQKAFATQVEIISKKKLAKTKTSINKAPYFTEYIRQILEEEYGSNALYTAGLNVYTTLDLEMQEAASQALQDGLRQLNQAKKSGEPQIEGALLAIDPGNGYIKAMVGGSGFSYENQLNRIYARRQAGSAFKPFIYAAAVDEGFTPISILDDSPRTYQGVKEGQVWEPSNYEGNYHGKVTLRSALEYSLNLATIDLLEKVGVRKVIEYARRMGIKGKFEQDLSLALGTKVVTPLEMTIAFGIFANQGIKVDPIAIKCLKDHNQNILEERTPDEERVLSPQTAYIITNLLEGVVTRGTAKYSVGNRINRVVAGKTGTTNDYVDAWFIGFTPELVASVWIGYDRGQRTLGYGQAGGVVAAPIWTSFMEKIQHLLEIQDFTVPSGVTFATVDPTTGLLATKYCPKTRSEIFIEGNSPTEYCHLHTEEGILEIGTETVSSSITPAEEENLEEFDKIRLEE